The nucleotide sequence TGGTACTTCCAAAAGGTTTTATTAGATATATTGGTGCTGGGTAATAAGTAGGGATGGGCAGAACGAGGCTTTGTGAAACAACgaaacgttcgaagcaattgCGCCGGAATGTGTCGAGGTTTCGAAACAATCCGACACACGTAACTCCATGGTGACATCTAGTGgccagttttgctaacatcacaTTTTGACCGTGAAGCACAACTGCTTCCAGACGAAGAATATAAATAGCCAACATGGAACGCAAGATTTCGGCCCACAGCCACGTGGTTCAGTGGTTAACACATTGTTATTTCGGCCGAGCGTCGGTGTTCAACTCCACTGCTGGTGCTTAGAAATTTCAGACTAGTATATGCTCAGTAACTAGAACATTTTTATATCTGCCAGTTagatgttttgttatttcagtttcatagtacattatcctttggaatatgctggagaggaaaatgctacaatggttttaaaatgtaggctatgcttatggCCCAGGGTTTTTTGGAACATGTTGTAGGGAAATAAAGGATACATGTGAAGCAGGTTAGACTAATCAGGTACAACAtgggaaaaataaacaacacatttttgtatgtcaacatacattttatttaggAATAACAGTTGTTCTGCCGCCTTGGCATTTAATCTGTTTCTTGTTTTGAATAAACCTCCCCAGCCTTGGAAAAAATTCTTTCATTAAGGCATACTTGTTGCTGGCatgcacaaatattttttttatcacagtTAGGTTTGATaaaccactctcctctcctgccagtaTTTCAAAGGGTCAGCTGTTCTTGAAATAAAGGCATCCggccatatattttttttacttctgctaCTATCTAAATATTAACGCCACTAGACTATATCTATCTAAACTATCGCTTACTGTCTGTCTCTAGCCTGTCAATTAATCTATATCACTAACCTATCAATCACAAGAATGCACTATAAATCGCTATATATCTATATGTCTCTATGTCGCTATATCTCTTAaaaatctctctcctcacaaaACCACGAAGATAGGATGTGTTTGAATGACTTTAAGCATTCTGGGACTTTGTAATTTAGATCAAACAGGTGTTTACTCGGTAATTGGCTCGCACGCAAGTGTGCCACCTGTCCAAACCAAATTGAAACACCAATTAAGCCTCACTAAGCCATGGTCACGTGACATGGGCGCTTTGAACCACACTTCagtcggtcctggaccaacattaaAGACAACATTGTAAagtcggtcctggaccaacattgtaaagacggtcctgaccaacattgtaatgacagtcctggacaaacatgacaaaaagacggtcctggaccaacattgtaaagtcggtcctggaccaacattgtaaagtcggtcctggaccaacattgtaaagtcggtcctggaccaacattgtaatgacagtcctggacaaacatgacaatgtgggtcctggagcAACATTAAAgatggtcctggaccaacattgtaatgacggtcctggacaaacatgacaatgtgggtcctgaccaacattgtaatgacagtcctggacaaacatgacaaaaagacggtcctggacaaacatgacaaaaagacggtcctggaccaacattgtaaagacggtcctggacaaacatgacaaaaagacggtcctggaccaacattaaagacggtcctggacaaacatgacaatgggtcctggaccaacattgtaaagacggtcctgaccaacattgtaaagacggtcctggaccaacattgtaaagacggtcctggacaaacatgacaatgtgggtcctgaccaacattgtaaagacggtcctgacaaacatgacaatgtgggtcctggagcAACATTAAAgatggtcctggaccaacattgtaaagacggtcctggacaaacatgacaatgtgggtcctgaccaacattgtaatgacggtcctggacaaacatgacaatgtgggtcctggagcAACATTAAAgatggtcctggaccaacattgtaaagacggtcctgaccaacattgtaaagtcggtcctggaccaacattgtaaagacggtcctggaccaacattgtaaagtcggtcctggaccaacattgtaaagacggtcctggacaaacatgacaatgggtcctggaccaacattaaagacggtcctggacaaacatgacaatgtgggtcctgaccaacattgtaatgacagtcctggacaaacatgacaaaaagacggtcctggaccaacattaaAGACAACATTGTAAagtcggtcctggaccaacattgtaaagtcggtcctggaccaacattgtaatgacagtcctggacaaacatgacaatgggtcctggaccaacattgtaatgacagtcctggacaaacatgacaaaaagacggtcctggacaaacatgacaaaaagacggtcctggaccaacattgtaaagacggtcctgacCAACattaaagacggtcctggaccaacattaaagacggtcctggacaaacatgacaaaaagacggtcctggaccaacattgtaaagacggtcctgaccaacattgtaaagtcggtcctggaccaacattgtaaagacggtcctgaccaacattgtaaagtcggtcctggaccaacattgtaaagacggtcctgaccaacattgtaatgacagtcctggacaaacatgacaatgtgggtcctgaccaacattgtaaagacggtcctgaccaacattgtaatgacggtcctggacaaacatgacaatgtgggtcctgaccaacattgtaaagacggtcctgaccaacattgtaatgacagtcctggacaaacatgacaatgtgggtcctgaccaacattgtaaagtcggtcctggaccaacattaaagacaacattgtaaagacggtcctggacaaacatgacaatgtgggtcctgaccaacattgtaatgacagtcctggacaaacatgacaatgggtcctggaccaacattgtaaagacggtcctggaccaacattgtaatgacagtcctggacaaacatgacaatgtgggtcctgaccaacattgtaaagtcggtcctggaccaacattgtaatgacagtcctggacaaacatgacaaaaagacggtcctggacaaacatgacaaaaagacggtcctggacaaacatgacaaaaagacggtcctggacaaacatgacaaaaagacggtcctggaccaacattgtaatgacagtcctggacaaacatgacaatgtgggtcctggaccaacattaaagacggtcctggaccaacattaaagacggtcctggacaaacatgacaaaaagacggtcctggacaaacatgacaatgtgggtcctgaccaacattgtaatgacagtcctggacaaacatgacaatgggtcctggaccaacattaaAGACAAAATTTTAAAGACGTCCCTGACCAACATTAAAGACGGGTcctgaccaacattgtaaagacaacattgtaatgacggtcctgacaaacatgacaatgtgggtcctggagcAACATTAAAGATGGTCCTGGGGTCCTGAACCAAAAAAGAAACATTGTAAAGTTCGGtctgaccaacattgtaaacACGGTCCTGGACCAAAATTCTAATGTCGGTCCTGGATAAACATTGTAAAGAGACAAACatggtcctggaccaacattgtaatgacggtccCTGGACAAATTGGTCCAGGATTAACATTCTAAACATGGTGCTGGACCAAAATTCTAAAGACGGTCcctgaccaacattgtaaagacggtcctggaccaacattgtaaagacaacATTGTAAagtcggtcctggaccaacattgtaatgacggtcctggacGAACATGACAATGTCGGTCCTGGATAAACAtggtaaagacggtcctggacaaacatgacaatgtgggtcctggaccaacattgtaatgacggtcctggacaaacatgacaatgtgggtcctggagcaacattgtaaagatggtcctggaccaacattgtaatgacagtcctggacaaacatgacaatgtgggtcctggaccaacattgtaaagacggtcctggacaaacatgacaaaaagacggtcctggacaaacatgacaatgtgggtcctggaccaacattgtaaagccggtcttggaccaacattgtaatgacagtcctggacaaacatgacaatgtgggtcctggaccaacattgtaaagacggtcctggaccaacattgtaatgacggtcctggacaaacatgacaatgtgggtcgtggaccaacattgtaaagtcgGTCCTGGAACAAGGCCAACATGGCAACGTCGCTCCAGGACCATGTACAAACAAAAGGTACTGCTTTACCAAGCTACATTAGTAGTCCAAAAGTGTGCTCCTTAGCAAGTGAACTAACATAACACCGGCTTGGCACTTCACATAGTTGCATGTTGCACCTACCTATTAGCAAGCTAATTTGGTAGCATAAATTTATGTTCCCTAGCCTAGCCTTCAAAGCTACTTTAACTACTGTATCCCTTCGAAATACGTTAAGATGCATAGCCACTGAATTACCTATTAGGAAGCTaatgtattacagtaaatgtatggTCCGTAGCCTGGCAGCCAACATTAGACAAACATGGAACCAAGTCAGCTAaaacgaaaataaaaaaaatctaaggtGCATATATTCCCATTGCATATATGAGTGCCCAAAAAACGTTTCTATAttgccgccgagtggagggacttgcctaaaaggactttgttatAACTGACAATTAATGAAAaacccaaattcagtatctcagaaaattagaatattgtgaaaaggttcaatattgaagacacctggtgccacactttaatcagctaattaactcaaaacacctgcaaaggtctttaaatggtctctcaatctagttctgtaggctacacaatcatggGGAAGACTGCTGATTTGACAGTTGTCCAAAAGACAACCAGTGGCACCTTGCACAAGTAGGGCAAGACACAAAAGGTCATTGCTAAAGAggctggctgttcacagagctcGTGCAAGTacgatcgatagatagatagatagatagatagatcgatcgatcgatcaggggaaattcaagaacccATTAATAGAGAGGCGAAGGGAAGGAAAAGATGCGATAGAAAAAAGTGTACAAGCAATAGGGATAACCGCACCCTGGAGAGGATTGTGAAACAAaacccattcaaaaatgtgggggagattCACAAAGAGTGGACTGCAGCTGGAGTCAGTGCTTCAAGAACCACCATGCACAGACGTATGCAAGACATGGGTTTCAGCTGTCGCATTCCTTGTGTCAAGCCACTCTTGAACAAGAGACATGTCAGAAGCGTCTCGCctgggctaaagacaaaaaggactggactactgctgagtggtccaaagttatgttctctatggggtattgtgaagaggaagatgcgATACGCCATacccaacaatgcagaagagctgaaggccacTATCAGAGCAACCTGCATGGGCTCTCATAACACCTGAGCAGTGCCACAGACTGATCGACTCCAAGCCACGCCGCATTGCTGCAGTAATTCAGGCAAAGGAGCCCCAACTAAGTATTGAGTGCTGTACATGTTCATACTTTCCATGTTCATACTTTTCAGTTGGCCAACGTAACATTTTCAAAAGAgctttttttgtattggtcttaagtaatattttaattttctgagatactgaatttgggattttcaaTAGTTATATCATCAAaataattaaaagaaataaacatttgaaatatacaagtctgtgtgtaatgaatgaatataatatacaagtttcactttttgaatggaattactgacataaatcaactttttgatgatattctaattatatgccCAGCACCTGTTTATCAGGAAATAAGTTATACATGTAGATGTTATGACCACAGTCCAGTTAGAAGGGCTAATATAGCCTGTAAAACAGTCAAGTGGACAGCAGACAAAGTGATATGATGGTaggggctgagagagacagGTTCATGCTGAAAAGTCCTTTTCTCCCTTCCCTTTTGTGTGGCATTGAAAAGTTGGATGGCCCTGGGGACGAAGGACCTCCTCAACCTGTTTGTTGAGCATGAAAGTAAGATTCAATCTTCCCTGCGATGATATTTCACAGCAGAGGTTTTATTACTTTGTCTAAACAGTGATATAGATCAAAACACTTCCTATTAATGTGACGTTCAAATTATGGAGTCCCTAAAGGGACATGGGCAAAAAGGGTTAGGcaaagtgttgtgtgtgcataagtcTCTAGTGTATGATTCACTACACAGAAAATACTTGTCAAGTATTTTTTTCCAGATTTTTATTTAAAAGGAGGAACTTGTTAACACTTATCTGCAAATGACTGCAGCCTTTAACTCTTGCATCACTCAGTCAAACAATGTAGGTCAACAATGAAATATCCGACCTTGACATTGGACATATCTGTGCCAGATGAAGGCTGAATTTGTTCCAGAATATACTGTTATCTCAGGACAATAAAAGCTTTTATTTCACCACTCTTTTCAGACCATGTAGTAGTTTAAAAGATAAATCAGACAATCAAATACTTTACATACTTCACATACTTCACGTACTTCATATCTCAAATatcacacataggcctatataacaATAAATACACTACCAGGCAAAATGTTGTGGTCACTTAGAAaattccattccactccattatagacagaacccttctgcaattatgtaagcacataatgtaatctgaaaactgctgccctgacaatgcaactgatctcagcttgGTATTCTGTCTTTAATGGAGTGGgatggacatttctaagtgaccccaaacttttgaccgatAGTGTAAGTGAAAGTTGTTCAACCACATATTTTAAACAGGCAGAATAATCGGCTAATGCAATAATTAAGACTTTAAAATATTTCATATACGGGCCTAATTGTAACCTGATGACATGCAGCGGCCAAATGCTCATAATTAGCAGATATTCAACATAATCAATATGCCATGAATATTATGATTCATTTGACATGATGTCCTTGATGAACAAAATATAGAAAACGTCAGTCTGGCAAAGACAGGCCAACTGCTGCTAGTACTGAGCTGAGGAGGACCACAGTGTTgacccacaccaccacactccCAGAGCGATACACCTCCCGTCCATTTAAAGGCTGCACTGGTCGGTAAGTGCCAGTCATGTTTTTTCCATCTGCAAAACTTAGCTGGGAAAATGCCGACAGCTAAAACAACAGAAATGAAAAgggtaaattaaattaaaattaaaagatCACAGGCCAGAGGACACCACAGCCAGTTGCAAGTCACTGAAGACGTATCACTTCCACTTGCATTGGTTAATATCATAAActgcaaaattatttttaatttaattaaaatgtaattaatttaatttaattctaGTGTTTATATGTGCCGTACAGAagaagagagacaagagagacacCACAGATACACCACAGTATCCTACATTATACCTGTTCTTTACTGAGAGGAATGGCATTTTCAAACACAGTCCAAACCACTGACTCATCACAGTCTGGAGTAGTCAATGAGCCCTGATAACGATAGTACGTAGTCAGGTTTTCCTGAGATGGGATCAGCATGTCCAGAGACAAATCTTTCACTGTGGTGTTATTACCTGGCAGAGGGTAAACAGTTAAACTACAAGTCAATCTGGATggaatattaaatattaaagatCTTCTGATAACTTTTATTATGTTGTAAATGAGTACAACAAAGTGTCGTTAATTTTGACCGACACCAACGTATTGGTTATCGGTGTGGTGAGCAGTGAAATCACAGGGAATCATAAAGAATAGTATGACATCTTTGAACATCATAGCCTACCTGGCTGTGTGATGTATTTCAGAGCATTTACAATGGAttcatattttttgtttgaACTTCCTGATTCCTACAGAGAGAAAACTGTCTAAATTAAGTCAGGTTGTAGCTTAAAACATATGTTAGTGGTTTgtagttttacatctaaccatcATCAATAtgttgtatatgtttatatgtatatCTTTCATAAGGAATTGAAGTAGTGCTGTTTTCCAGTTCACAGAAGTTAAAGGATAAtgccggtatttagcactttgagtcccttttcttgtttattttggatgaactagagtggtggacaccgaaattttgacgatgggtcctgtctcgacctctctgactcgttttgaatcgcctttgacggGCTGCtgtgggcatgcacaaacatgtccttaaaacaacccttaacgttcatttttaaaaatgtgcaactcaccgagtggttagtgatgttcgttgatgttccaaaacaagtagtgtagcgaaatacagtttctgtcgtgttttatttgccattttgtaaaatcccattgatttctgttggaagactcattgcttGTTTATATCACTGCGCTACCGGAAACGGAAAGGGGGTCTGTTTACGGTTGTAGTCTTTCCCCCGTGAGACCTTCTTTTATTGTCCATGCATTAGACTCAAATACTGAGTGGAAGTTTATACACGGTtgtgaggtatctgaaaaaaatagttccacaatagcaaataacacggattaaaatcatacattgcactgatatatttcttttaataatcaacgaacaccaccactaaccactctgTGAGTTGCAcggttttgaaaacgaacgttaagggttgttttaaggacatgtttgtgcatgcccattgccagccagtCAAAGGCAATTctaaacgagtcagaaagtcaagacaggacccatcgtcaaaatttcggtgtccaccactctagttcatccaaaacaaaccagaaaagggactcaaagtgctaaataccggaaatATCCTTTAATGTTTTTATAGGCCGTTACACTACTCACTTGGTAAAAGAATCCAAGAACAGCAACTCCAGTTTTGTCCTTTAGGGCCTCACTTATTGAATGATATTCTTGTTTTATATGAACAATATGCATCTGTGTAGATATGGCACAGACTTTTACAAGAATTTTTACAACATTCTTTTTCTGAATAAGATCCAAATAGTATTCATAACAGGCTCTTTCTTTATTCTAATTTCTTGCATTACAGGTGAATGAGACCAGTGACCTTTTTAGTGTTTTAACATAATATTACATAAAGCGAGATGTATGTCAGCACgtcaaatattttgtacattattTTACGAACCTCCATAGGATACTGCTCTCCATCAATGGTGTGTTCAGACCCTGGTCCTCCATGGGCACCCCAGTGAAAATGAAGCTGAAGTGTCTTGTAAGTCGACTCCAAGTTGCCACCATCAATCTTTGCGCTGTCTGGTAGGCTCACCTGGACTATATTCATACAAAATACTTAGGTTCTCATCATAAACAAGCAAATGATGCCTTTTTCTGGTCCATGCTCTATTTAGACTTGCCATAATGGccattgttgatgatgtcaCTGTGGAATCCAAACTGGTAGCCAGTGTAATGGAGTGGCTTAAGGCGCTCGTCTGTGCGTGCCTTCTTGGTGACTATGTTGATTGGAGACTGGGCCTGTCCACCACAAGTCATCGCTACTTCTGTCCATTTAGATGGACCTGTACAACAAATGATAGAGCAGGATCTTTTAATATGTTTAGTAGAGAAGCGAGCAGAAAAACACTAATACTAAGACAATGTTGCTTACAAAAGTGTCATAAACAAACAATGGATATTTCCAGTTTACCTTGACATGGCTTGGCACATGTAACCTGAGACTGGTAGCACCATTCTGCGAAAACAGACCTCATTTTTATGGCTCGAGTAAAGAACATGTTTATTACTCTTTATTATTGCCTCTGATgtttccttgtatccttgtatcctggGTCATCTCAGACTGATCTTACCTCAGATTAGAgctttatggaccctttcaagcaaagattctagaacagaccAAGATAGATCAGTTACGTCATAGGCATGAAGTACGCTCTGAGCCTGACAGGGCGCCATTTTGGTAAGCTCAGCACAGcatttcatatacagttccaattctatgagcccatctgaacagctgtttttaacgttgccagctgtttgttttttttttttactcggtaatgaactgcaagaactgacagtgtgaaaggcctgatttatctttttccaagtttacactgaataaggagaggtaaataggcctatttagacagaagtagctattgcactggtaaatagatcacataaattcccattgagagactgtatagcctactgataagctagctagcaggcaaactaacttagctaacgttatattatcaccattgttcttttttctacctgtaggctatacgtTAACCCTTTTGTTCACGGCCTGCTTAAGCATAGGCATAGGCTATTATTATCAATCACTAACAAGGTCAAGATTTCACTCAAGCGTCTGATgtaacttaaataaatgcaaatagttggcctaggctaaacacaacCGTGCTTGACACTAATTATTATCGTTTCCATGCAGTCAAAAACTCCCAAATTGTCCTGCTTgcctatgtgaaatgcataggCCCTATGACCACAAaagttcgttttcaaaaatgattctctcattccctctccaaaatgttcctgttctaggctggccaagtgcatgaacccagcatcggtgcgcgcgtcacatgaaacacaattgagacaatagattgaccatattgtacaactgcaaagccttatcataggcatgttatattcatgacatgaaaagtggaacttatAGAACGAAAATGAGAAATTGCGCAGTCGGCTAAAcgttttaaacttgcgcaaaactgatgaacccagcatcggtgcgtcgcataaattaaaacacaaattgaagccgcacagcttgaccattggacaatcctaccacaaaacctttccataggcatgcaacgtttatgacataaaaagtggaatatgaacgcatttcatcacacctgacaaataaacagggctgtggccgcgatttgactgatttatTGAGCTCTCAGCGCAGTGCTGACTTGCGCGTCTTTGATGAGCGTATacgaaggaaagccctctaatcggacgggcaagactgacaaggaGGCCAGCCCGTGGCTACGCGTAGCCTATGTCAAACAGGTGCTTTCTCTTCGACCTccacaaattaagctacagtTAATTCCGTAGTCGTTTGAATAAGTTTGCGATTGACAACGCGActgacaacgttgtgataaaTAGGCATTCTAACTTTTGcaaagtcaacttgaatgcatcaattttgaacaaagttgtaTAGGCTACAGCGCGccagttgtagtctgcatgaaGTTCTTGCACAAGCCACCGTTTTGATTTCCGTAGGGGAGATGCGGGCTGAACCCgcttgagggagagaggtgcaggGAGAGAATGGGTGCCCTACACTACGCACAtctctatgaaataatgtagcAAAACAATCATGGAAACAATGTCAATAGGCTAGACAGATAGCCTAttgtgagtaggcctaatgcaggaatggaggttacagttattcagtaactataacgaattactgaaatttaaatTGTAATGTGTTACCTTTAGACTACTTCGTTTCCCAATAAAGTAACGAAATTACAGTAacacgttacccccaacactggccTATTGAACTTTGgtggatgatggacagatgtcagtgccctagcctaatttaccctcggaaataattctacattgtctttatacaatatatttaactggtctagacatggtgtggtctattgggtttcacctaatttcaacatacagctttacagaataaatattgttaacatgttaggaTCAGCGCCATAGGATTCCCACGGTAGCCAGCGTCTGTGACGACACCTAAGCTTACCAAAATGGCGCCCATAGAGTCATAGAACGTACTTCAACAT is from Alosa alosa isolate M-15738 ecotype Scorff River chromosome 15, AALO_Geno_1.1, whole genome shotgun sequence and encodes:
- the ca4b gene encoding carbonic anhydrase 4b: MRMHILYGMFFLFSTLKTSSGAEWCYQSQVTCAKPCQGPSKWTEVAMTCGGQAQSPINIVTKKARTDERLKPLHYTGYQFGFHSDIINNGHYVQVSLPDSAKIDGGNLESTYKTLQLHFHWGAHGGPGSEHTIDGEQYPMEMHIVHIKQEYHSISEALKDKTGVAVLGFFYQESGSSNKKYESIVNALKYITQPGNNTTVKDLSLDMLIPSQENLTTYYRYQGSLTTPDCDESVVWTVFENAIPLSKEQLSAFSQLSFADGKNMTGTYRPVQPLNGREVYRSGSVVVWVNTVVLLSSVLAAVGLSLPD